The proteins below come from a single Canis aureus isolate CA01 chromosome 14, VMU_Caureus_v.1.0, whole genome shotgun sequence genomic window:
- the TMEM276 gene encoding transmembrane protein 276, giving the protein MASKPWNEWSTTLSHLTLGVVSLHAAVSTAQASRGAAAGFLLQALASATLLAPGLGTDEDSLAGAWVATVIGLPLLAFDFHWVNGDRSSANLLLGGGMVLAVAGDHLGAEGRSVAGQAVVLVVAVTILIVAVFTTNTYGMWGGAMLGAAGLLSRLEEDRLLLLPKEDICRWALAAGSWAYHRALHTQRLQWE; this is encoded by the exons ATGGCCTCCAAGCCTTGGAATGAGTGGAGTACCACCCTGTCCCACCTGACACTGGGAGTGGTGTCTCTGCATGCAGCCGTGAGCACTGCCCAG GCAAGTCGAGGGGCGGCTGCTGGCTTCCTGCTCCAGGCCTTGGCCTCTGCCACCTTGCTGGCCCCAGGGCTGGGCACAGATGAAGACTCTCTTGCTGGAGCCTGGGTGGCCACTGTCATCGGCCTGCCCCTTCTGGCCTTTGATTTCCATTGGGTGAATGGGGACCGCTCCTCTGCCAACCTGCTCCTGGGAGGAGGGATGGTGCTGGCTGTGGCCGGTGACCACCTTGGTGCTGAGGGTCGCTCTGTGGCTGGCCAGGCAGTGGTGCTGGTGGTTGCAGTGACTATCCTCATCGTGGCTGTTTTCACAACCAACACTTATGGAATGTGGGGGGGTGCGATGTTGGGTGCTGCAGGCCTCCTGAGCCGGCTGGAGGAAGACAGACTGCTGCTGCTGCCAAAAGAGGACATCTGTCGCTGGGCCCTTGCTGCAGGCAGTTGGGCCTACCACCGAGCCCTGCACACACAGCGCCTGCAGTGGGAGTGA